CACACGGTGCCGCTGGGCTGTGCcatgtgccccccaccccggccccgctgcccccagcgAGTTCTGCACCGACCAGGCGTGAACACCCCCCCCCTGCACACGGCCACTGCTCCCCGCGCGCTGCGGCCCCGAGGCCCCGCACCAGCCCCTGGGCCTATAGATATTGactaaaataaagtattttgggtatggagagctgctgggctgcgtgGGCGCTGCAGGGGGGCTGCCGTAGCCCTGAGGGTTGGGCTGGTCCTGGCGGGCACAAGGGGGTCCCACCGTGGCACTGGGGGCCCCTCCCTGGTCCAAGGGGTCCTGCCCTGACACAGGAGGTCCTACCATGGCACATGGGGTCGTGCCTGGCACAGGGGGGTCCCTCCATGGCACTGGGGGTCCTGCCCCAGcacggggggggtgtccctcccTGGCACAGGGTGTTGTGCTATAGcaaggtgtggggggggtccctcccTGGCACAGGGGGTCCCACCAGTGCTGGCTCAGTggagagcccagggcaggagcctgcagggctcagccccCGTTGCCGGGAGCGGACGTGCCAGCAGCCACGGGCAGACACTGCCAGCCGGTCCCGGGGGTGTCCGAgtgcccccccgccaccccctgcgCCTTGCCCCGGGCTGGGATGCAGAGCCAGGGCCTGCAGCTGGGCAGGGTCAGcgcctcctcctcatcctcctcctcttcctccagcccccGCACAGTTTCCCAGCCCAGGCCCGGAACATCCTGGCCTGCAGCCACCGGCAAACATCTGGAAAACATCtggatgctgctggtgctggcggCCAGGCCTGGGAAGGAGCTATTTTTATaaagctgctggggagggggcagcagggcccccCGCGCCCCACGGGGCCGGGTGCGTGGGCAGGAGGTGGCCCAGCCCTGTGGGGAGCAGCCCGTGTCCCCGGGGAGCGCCGGCcgccccacagcccagcagggagACATCCGCCCGGGATGGCCGCGGGTCAGGGCCGGGCGGTGCCGGAAAGGACCCGGCTAATTTTagtggggacggggggggggtggaattgGCCTGGGTCCCCCCCCTGCACCCGGCACAGCTTGTCCGACTGCTGCAGCCGCGGCCGCCCCAGCACGCAGGACCCCCCCCGTCGGCGCGCAGGGACCCCCACGCTGGGCTCCGGTCGAGTGTGACAGCACCATGTTTCTGGGGCAGCACCCCACAGCTTACACGGACGTACAGCCCGGCCGCGACCCACCGCATGGGCCTCCCACCGGTGCCGAGTCGATGGGGCCAGTGCCCGCGGCCGAGCCCGGCGAGGTCCGCCCTGTCCTCGTCCTTGTCCCCACAGGGTCCTGGGGCTGCTCGGCTGGTGCCAGCAGTCGTACCAATGGCTCAAAGTGCATTGTGTCCCGCAGCGGCGGGGGCGAGACTGGCCCTGGGGGTGCCCATGGCACTGGGTGCGGCTGGCAGCGGGGCAGAGGTGCTCCGGGGCGGCTCCTCCAACCCTGGGCAGtgagcagcccccaccccgcgCTGTCCTCCCACCTCCTGGCCCCAGGTCGGGTCCCAGGGGTGGCACAGTGTCGGCTGAGCTAcggggggggagctgggcacggTGCCGGGGCAGCTGCCCCCGTGCCGGAGCTCAGTAGTAGTGGACACGGCCcagggtgccggtgccggtgcccaggATGTCGGGCTGCCCGTTGCGCCAGATCTCGCGGATGATGCGCTCGCGCTCCTCCAGCCGCTGCGcccgctccagctcctctgcCGAGGCGAAGACGTTGACGGCCAGCGCCCCGTCCCCGGGGCCGTGAGTCTCCAGGGGGATCTCGGTCATCGGCAGCAGCGACTCGGACGCTGCATGGTCGACGGTGTCCTCCTCGTCCTCATCCTCGTCCTCATCCTCCTCGTCCTCGTCCTCGCTGAGGTcccggtggcggggcggggggcgcgcggGGGGCCGGCAGGAGATGCGCAGCACCAGGAGGCACAGGGTCAGCACCAGCCCAAAGCAGACGCCCAGCACGAAGTAGAGCCCGAAGCTCTCGGGgttggctgtggggagagcagaggggttGAGGGACCAGCCGAAACCCCTCCCTGGGGCCCGAAGCGGCCCCGAGGCCCCCCCCGGGCCCTGTCCCTGCCGGGTGTGGGTGGGCTCACCTCGGATGTGCGCGTACGCGGCCATGCTGTTGCTCAGCAGCTCCATGTCCCGCTTGCGGCTCTCCATCTTGTGCCCGGCCACGCTCAGTGTCTCCAGGGACGGCACGTGCTCGGCatctgggggacacaggggctgacTGAGGTGCTGCTTGGGGTCCCCTCCGCAGCCATGCCTGGCTGCAACCTTGCCCCAAGGGCTCCCTGCTGAGCACCAGCTGGCGCAGGGGCTCGTGCCCGGTCTGGGCTGCTCCGGCCACAGCTGAGTCCCCCAGGTGCCAAACCGAAGCCGTCCCGCGCTCCCACCGCCCCTCTGTCCTTCCTGCGGGACCAGGACGGATACGGCTCCTCCAGGACACGGCGTCAAGCAGATTTGCGGCACTCGGCCAGGCTTTCCATCCCCTGGCCGGGTCATGGGCAGAGGACACGGCGATGGGACGTGGGGCTGAGCTTGGTGCCAAGCGGAGCTGGGGTCCCAGCGTGCCGGCAGGGCCACACGGGAGCTGGCGCTgcttgtacacacacacacacccacacacacccacacacacacacacacacacacacacccacccccccaggaTCTCGGACAGTAACCCCCATGCTCTGCCTCCACCATGGCCGGGGTCTCCCCTCCACCCATGCACCCCAGGGCCGCAAGGGGCCGGTGGTGGGGCAGCGTGTGTGCCCCCCTCGTGGCGCTGCTCCCAGCTCGGCTGTTAGCCATGGGGCCCCACAGCCTGGGGGCAAGGACCGCCTGCGGTGCAAAGGCCACCGGGGTTGGCAAGCAGCAGGGATTGGGGCTGACCCCGCGCACCCCGGGGCAGGACAGGGCGAGGGGCCGGCGCTGGCCCTGGCTGCACGAGGAGAAGCCACCTACGCTCTCCCAGTGGAGGCAGCCACGGATCCCATGGAACCTGTCCCGGAGCTGGAGAGGGGATATGGGTGCCCCAGGCTGTCCCCCCCACCATGACACCCTGCGGGCCGGGGTGCCTGAGCCCCGTGCTGGGTGTGGGGGTGAGCACCCATCTCCCCCCACCCACGGACTTGCCTGGCCCCAAGCGCCtgagctccagccccagcagcccgtCCCCACAGCGCTGGTGTGGGGCCGGGTCCCCTCAGCTGTGGGGTGCCCCCAAGGCGTGGGGCTGGGCGTGGGGacgggcagcgggcagggcaggAGATGATGCAGCGCCCGGCCCTGGCAGGGGACGAGCGCATTTCCCAGAAACATCTCCACGGAGGGAGGAAtgaggaaagaaatgcagaaaatgtgACACATCAGCAGAACCGTCCCCGGACAGTCCAGCGCTGTGGGGCCGCTGCACATCCCCGGGCTGGGCAGCCCCTCGCCATGGGACACCCCGAGACACGGCCAGCGGTGTCCCCAGAAGGGTCCTGGTGCCCTCCCGGCGCAGCAGCCCCACCGCCAGCCTGCAATGgggccagctgggggctgcacggccccgctgtggggctggtgggcagAGCCCCGCCATGGGGCACCAGGGACTCCCTGGAGCCCCGtcggtggcagggctgccggCGAGGACACCCCAGGGCTGGCCCCAGGGACACGAGGGTGCTCAGCACCCGCAGATGGGTGCCCGCGGCCACGGGTGGTGGCAGGGTGGGGGTCCCGGGCGGCAGCAGGCACAGGGTGTGTGTGAGCGTGGGGGCACAGAcagggggagcgggggcaggTGGGTGCCAGGCCCTACCCTGCAAGAGACCCGGGGCTGCTccgcaccctggggacacccaggatCACCCCGGGATACGAGTGCGGCTGTGGGCACAGCCCTGGAGCGCTCAGCCCTGCGTGTCTGAGCACTGAGCCCTGTGGCCCCGAGCACTAAGATCCGCGTCCCCAAACCCCAAGCTctgtgtccccaagcccccagccccgagtccccaagcccccagccctgcatcctCAACCGCTGCGTCCCCGAGCTCTGCATCCCCAGGCACTGAGCCCTGCGCCCTCAAACCCCGCGTCCCCAAGCACCGAGCCCCACATCCCCAACCCCACGTCCTCGGGCGCAACGCCGGAGCGCCTtgagcaggggacagggcagatCCGCGACACCCCGCCGCAGCCATCGGGGCTGGATGGAGGCGGAGTGTTGGGGTCCCTTGGGGTGCTCTGTCTGCTCAATGGTCCCCTGTGGCCCTGAGCCCCGTGCTGGTGCCCGGGCGCTGGCGGGGCTGGTACTCACCGGGGTGGCGGGTGGCCCCGGAGCGGGGCAGGAAGGCGAGCGGCGGCAGGAGCCCGCTGTACTTTggctggagagagggaagagagagaaaggtcTGTTTAGCATTAACGCTGCAGCAACAGGAAATAGTTTGGAGGCGGCTGGCGGTCAGCGCTCCCCGCCGGAGCCAATGGCAGCCCCGTCCCAACATcgagcggggcgcggggctggggctcgTCCCGCTCCCCCGGGACCCTGCGCTCGGCCCTGCCGCGGAGACGCCCGCAGCAGGATCAGCCCCGGCCCTCCCtgggcccaggctgggctggcggaGCCGGATCCCGGCCGAGCACCCCGGGCTGAGGGGGCCGTGCCTCGGCCGGACGAAGCCCCACGCGTTGCACTGCAGCCCCGCAGGGACAGGCGTGCGGGGGCTcctgccacagccccagccccgcagcgtggggacaggcagggtccTGCCCCCGTCCGGGCTGCCCTGTTGGCCCCaggggggctggagcagcccaggCCATGGGGCAGGGGTCCAGCCCCACTGATGCCCCCCCGGCCACAGCATGCGCTGCTCCAGAGCGGCAGCGGTGTGGGGCAGAGCCGAGGGcggggggctctgccagccctggaCGTGTCAGGACTAGACATCTGGGACACAGAGCCCTGCATCCCACGGTTGTCCCCAAGGGCCCAGGGTCCCTCCCGCATGTCTCTCTGAGCACaacagcccccgcagccccccggtcccctctccccccagtccctgctctcctcccaccccagtcTCCATGGCGTCGCTGTGTGCCGGGTTCTTGGTATGAAGTTTTATTGCCGACATGCAGGAGTAGTTTCGATGTAGTACAAAAATAATGTCTTTAtacaaatttttttcctctttttttttttttttcttttcttttttcttacaacagGCTCCTTCCCGTCGCGCGGCCCCCTCCACCCGCACGCCCCCCAGccgctcctgccctcccagcaccaccccctcttccagtttgcttTAATACAAGTGTGATTTACTGGCGATGACCGGTGCACAGGAATACTGGGTATGATACAGCCTTGCAGGGTCCCCAGAATATTGCtttaactttgggaaaaaaaaaaataaaataaagaggtgggagcaagacaggagaaaagcagatggagagagcagggccccggggtgggggtgtccgTGGCCCAGGGGTgctcaggggctgggggtccctgctctgctgctggtggcacagggggGCAATGGGCACACAGCGGGGTGGGCCAGGACAGACCtaccatctttaaaataaataaggctAAGACTCGAGGCTACTGGCTCAGCTGGCCGGGGTTGGTGCAACCGTTCTAGTCTGTATTAGTGTTCACAATtccctgcctgcccgctgccgaGCAGCTTCGGCGACTTCGCAGGCAGGACATAATGCCCGACGCTGCCAAGGAGTTTCAGGTCAATCCCTACGTCCCCAACAGAGACACCTGGAGGTTGGCCCAGGCCAGACGCAGTCCACCGCCCCAGCCCGGGGCAAGAGAAGGCAACACGCTACAAATAGATCTGCTACTCGCTCCCTGCCCGCACGCCCGGGGCGGTAGAGTTGACCCCAAAAAACAGGGCCAGCCCCCACAGCCGAGGCCACAGCAGCTTCTCCCATCCCTACTCACGCATTTCCTTGTGCCCAGCTCGAGGGTGGCAGGAGAGGGCGATGCCGGAGCTggcgcagggctgggagcagccgggAGCAGGGGAAGCCCCGGCCGGGGCCCTGCGAGCCCTGGGACCTCTGTGTGAGAACAGTTCATCTGGCAAGACAGGCATCCAGTTCACAAAATGAGGCTCAGAAACAATCGTTCCTGTTCTCAGCACAGGCAGACGCTCTTCCAGTGGCATTAGGTGACAAACCGGGACATCCTTCTCCCGCCTGAGCGCCACGCGGGGACAGCAGGGGCAGCCCCGGGTTTGCAGGGCAAGGCTGGGATGGCAAGATAAGCACGGGAACAAATACAGTAGAGACTTCAGCCAGCCCCTTCCTAATTCTAGGCAGATTATTTTGGGAAGCTTTTTCACATTATAACTCATGTATTATATCTGTACCACAACTGAAGTGTGAAAATGCTAAATCAGAATTAATGCAATTTTAACTGCACCTTAGATAAGCTactgaaaaataagattaaatcaTATATCCTTATGAAACTAAAAGAATCAGTGAAAGGTGGGAAAGAGGTCAGAGGCCACACCGGGCCGAGTCCTGCAAAACCTTTGAACTGCGGACAAGATCCGATCTTTGCAGCGACCGCCTGCAAGAAGGACTCGCGCCCGCAGCGGTGGCCGGGCTCTGGGGGCAGCCCCCGCTCACACCGGGCAACCGGGCggctgcctgtgccagctcaCAAGGGCCTTGGCACGCTGCAGCCCACACATGGCCACCAAGGGTCAGACACCACAGCCAAACCAGGTGGCCCGTTAAGGACAGGAAAGATTTGATGCAGACGAAGGGAAGTGGGAGGTTTCAAGAAATGCTTCCTTTCGAGAAACCCTGATAAATCTAAGCTTATTCAAACCATATGGAGCGAACGCCATCAGCCGGCTCTCCATACTGCACAGCCGCGACTCCTGTGCCAGCAAACCGGCTTCACCCTTGGTAgtcttctcctttcccacaggCTTTGCTCGATCCAGAGAACAGCATGGTTAAAAAGACAAGAGAGGTAGATTACAGTCATGATTAAAAGCAGATTAGTCATCGAGGCTTCGATTTAAAAAACAGATTCCAGAAGATGCCAAGAGGTTGCTGCTTCCAAAACTAGCTTTTTCAAAAGTCTTCTCCCTCCAgagcgagtgtgtgtgtgtgtccctgaaCAGAGCTCAGAAGAATTGCTACATTATTCTCCATCACGGGACACCGGTATTGCTGTTGAGCTGTAGTAGGCGACGTGAAAGGCAGACTGCAGGATGGTGCTTGTGCTCTCAGACGTGTGGGAAGCTACTTCCGAAGGTACCTCTGGGCCAGGATGGCTGCGTCCAAAGGGTTCATGGGCTGGGCGTCGTGGCCCAGGCGTCGCACGGGGGGGATGTTCCCAAACTGCCGCTTCTGTAGGAAGCTCTTGGCCTCATGCAAGGTGTTCTTCTCCTCAgccaagagcagctgctgcctcatGTAGTTCTCGAACTCGTACTGTGAGCACTCCTCTGTCACCTTCACCTGCGAGAGAACCACCCCGTCAGAGCCACGGCAACACGCAATggtcccacagctcccctccaATGGTCCTGAGCTACCACGGGATAACTGGAGTCACAAGAACTGGACCTGCTGCCAGACGTACAGGCAGGACTCGCTAGTGCCACCAGGAACAGAGGTCTGGAGACCTCAGGGGCTCTGTCCTGATGCAGCTTATCCCAACCCTGCCAGACATTCAGGGGCTGCAGCTGTCTGACCCCAGTTCTCGCATCCCCCCAAGCCCAGCGGAGGGATTCCTGATGGCAACACCGACTGCGGCATCGCAGCCAAAAGCTCCTACAAGGCTGTCCCCAGGCAGTGAGGTCACGGGCCACCACTTCCAACATAAAACACGCTGGCAAGAAAACAGGATGTTTGCTCCCATTGCAGAACTCACCAGGGAGCCTGAGCCAACACCGCAACCtcttcccagctctcccagcgcGTGCGAGCTCTCAGCTGTGTGCAAGGGAGCGCGCTTGCTCAGAGAGCAGCGACCTGCCCCTCGGCCGGCTCCAGGGCCAGCGAGCTCACTTCCAGGCAGCATGGCCAGCTGGATGTGACTCCCGGTCCCAGCAGCATGAGCCTTTCCTTCCGCTGCACAGGACTGCGATGGACATGGCCACCTCGTAAAGCGGCAGACACAGCTaggcccccgccgccctcccctcacCAGCCCGGGGGCCACCAGGGGCTGCCATCTCTTCCCATTACACACAGACTTGGCACAGGGGCATGGAAAAACAGTTCCGTGGAAAGGAACGTAGGCAAACCTACCTCCTGGGGGTTTTCAGGGTTAGCCACTTGGTCATCGATGTCTGGCACCACTTGCAAAGGGCCACTCAGCGAGGACATAGACTGCCTGGGGGGAGAGCACGGCGTCAGGGACCTGAAGCACAGCCCCAGCTCGCCCACCCGCACCCAACAGCCCGGCCAGGGCAACCAGCCTGTGGCACAGCACTGTCTGGACGCCACACCGGCTACTGCTACTAAAGGATGCTATTCCAAATTCAGTttccctgccagagctgcctttttttttttttttttttttttttaaacaggatgtGGAACTCTAACTCTTGCATAGGTAGGAGAGAAAACAGCCACAGCTCCAAAAATCACAGACTTCACTGCTGACTCAACAGGCAGCACAAGAACTTTGCCCAGGCGTGCTGTGCCGCACAGACAGAAGGTCATGGGGCTGACGAGAGAGGGCTGGACTGAGCAAACACTGCCAGGATCCGTATCTGCCGGAGTGCGCTACTGGAATCTCATCCCGGTTGGTTCATACCAGTCCTGGAGTCAGAGTTACCCTGGAAAGGCATCCCCACCCTGCACGTGTAGTGTTCCCACTGTAATGgcctctcctgctcttcccttctAGAGATCTAGAGATATCCTTTTACTTAAAGGATAATGCGGTGCTGATTACAAGCTTGCAGGAAATGCCTGCGTTTGGCTGTATCTGTTTGTACGTGTAAGATATTCCTGACCATTAgacttcctttaaaaatcaaatctggggagcaggaggggggcACAGCAGCAAAGGCCCTCCTGTACCCCAGCACTGTTTTGTAACGTTACTGCTGTACCGGCTCCAGCCCCGGCCAATGACAAGCATTTGTAGAGGCCACTCTGGCTGTACCACCAGCAGACAACAATGGTTGAGACACAGGATTTAAAGACTTTTTTGCAGCCCTCACAGATCCTCCTCTGGTGTCCTGTTTGGCAGCAGTCTCTCCTGGCTGCAGCTGGAATAACACAGCCTGCGGCCAGAGGAGCCATGTTCCTGTCTCTCTCCTCTTGCACATACCATGATGCTATGATGGAGCTGAGAGAATCCAGCACTTCAGAAGCCGTCAGACGCTGCTGTGGATCCAAGACCAGCAGTTTTCGGATCAAGCACACAGTGTTTTCTGAGACCCGTCCATCCCTGGGAGAGAGAACGCGCGGTGAGCGCGAGTGCACGAggcgggcaggggcagcagcaggatggaCGTGCTGGGAACACGGGTCAGGGACTGCAGGAGCCACCATCGCTCTGACCAAGAGACCCCAGAATTACCCAGGAGGTtcattccctgtccctgcagcatgGGACCTTTCTCACCTTTGTACAAGTTGTCCCAGCTCTGCTACTGCTTCCTTGGTGGCTACCGCATACAGTCTTTGTTCTCATTACTGCTGCAACCCTCAGGGGCTTTGATTGAAGCCCCTCCAGCTCCGGCTGTCCCAGTAAGGCCCAGAGCACCGCCCACACAGGCACTAAGAGAAGGGCCTCCCCGGGACAGGCTGTACTCACTCAGGGATGGTGTACTCGGCAGCCTTGATTTTGCGGAAAAGCTCCTGAGGTATGCTGTCGTAGAAGGGGAACTGGCCATAGAGCATGGTGAAGAGCACCACGCCCAATGCCCACATGTCACTGGGTTTTCCACGGTATGGCCGTCCTGCAGGGAGCAAGGAGACAAAAGCAATAGGCTTTACGACACCACTCACCTCTGCAGCTCACCACCAGCAGTAAAGGCAATGAAGCAACCTCTGCTGTGATTCTTTTTCCTAAGTATTAATCAAAACCGCTCAAGAATTCCTATCGCAAGACACTAAGGACCTCTTTCAAAGGTGCATCCTTTGCCAGCAAGCACACTGTTCATCTCCATACAGGtgtcttccctctccctgcagagcagaaTGGCCCCGATCAGATTCGAGAGCATCAAGTAATCAGAGCCACTGCGTACTGTGCTGCGTTCACACCTCGCTCCCCTTCCCATCCTTGCAGgctgccgccgccggcagcccctgAGCCCCGCAGGCTCCCCAGACGCACCTTGCTGTGAGTTCAGGCCAAAGGAGAAGAGAACTTAAGGGCCAGTGAGTGCGAGGCACAGGGAGGCAGGAAAGAAATCCTGAGAAGAGTAAGTGCCCCACAGGTGAGGAGCGGCCCAAGACTAGCCCCAGCCTCACCACCCCAGCTGCAGTGGGGATTTCATAGAaaatcataaaatgtgttgggttggaggggaccatCCTtcctaaaggccatctcgtccaaccccctgcggtcagcagggacatctgtaactagatcaggctgctcagagcctcatccagcctggccttgaatgtctccagggatggggcctccaccccctctctgggcaacctgggccagtgtctcaccaccctcagtgtacagaacttcttcctcatgtctgatctgaacctgccctgctctagtttaaaccattgcccctcgtcctgttgctacaggcccttgcaaacagcccctccccagctttcctggagcccctttagggactggcaggggctggaaggtctccccagagccttctcttctccaggctgaacccccccagctctctcagcctgtccccacagcagaggggctccagtcctcggatcatcttcatggcctcctctggacccgctacAACAgctccacgtccttcttgtgctgagcactccagagctggacacagtactccaggtggggtattTGCGTGGAAGCACAGACTGAGACGCTCCACACCCGGCTCAGATGGAGCCCATcgagatgggactctgcctctgggACAGATCCAGCACACAGCCACTGGAGCCTGCTGTGAAGCCCCGGAGTGCGCAGGAAGGTGCCTCCCTGGCACAAAGACATTCCTGaaagctgctgcagccccagcacgcCCTGGGATCCGCTCAGTCCCAGGGCTGCTTTAAAGCCCCTTCAATCGCACAATAAATCAGCCAACAGCAGCATGCATGAGGGTCAAAAAATTAAACTCCAGTGCTGTACCACAGCATAGGACTGAGGGAATGACTTCCTCTGACTCACACAGTGAGTCACTGCTGCAGCATTTGTTATTTGTACTAATTATTCTTTGCTTTATATGCTCAAAAAAAggcacctctccctcctcctccagcttttccTGCGGTGACATTTCAGCAGCCATAAAACGCAAGCCGTCTCTTAGCAGAAGACAGCTTCTCCTGGAGACCTAAAACAATGATTAATTCTTGAGGCGCTTTAGCTTCCTCTCGCACAGGAGCATTAGCGATACAGACAGAGGGAAGCTCAGAGTCTGAAGGTGGTGGTGAAGCCTGGAATGTCCTCAAGTAACTTTTCCCTCGATGCGTGGAGGGGAACTGCAGACTGAACCATTTGGGAACAGCATTTTCGAGAGCACGGGATGGAGCTGCACGGACTCCCCGTGGGGACGGGCTATTCACAGAGACATCAGAGCTGGAGCACGGTGCGATTGCACCCCAAGGTCAGCCCAGGTGGTGCTACAGCATGATGCAGTCCTGCAACTAAGGCTTCTCCTTGCAGGGTCTTGAACACCCTCAGCCACCAGAGAAGGCAGCAAAGAGCCTGTTCCCTGCCTTGTGGCATGTGGCCTACAGACTGGCTGGTCAACCCACCACGAGAGCCGTCAGAAGAAACGTGGgtggctggagctgagctgtgctggcGGGGAGGGTGACAGGGTGTCGAGGACAGAACGGCACCCCAGCCaaggaggcaggagcagctccGTGCAGCCTTTACCAGACACCGGCCACTCGAGCTGCAACTGCTCCAAGCTCCTGTAGAGCAGTTGGCTCATATCATCCATCTGGTTACAGGGGCCTCAGGATATCCTGCAGAACAGGAAAGGCCTGCAAAAAACACACGTCGCACCTCCCCGcctgcctctgctcccttcctGGAAGCAGCCTTAAACCTGTCTGGCAGATCACAGCGGAAGAGCTCAGCTACATTTATTGCTGCCGCCTGTAAACCTGACAACAAACTCACTGAGGGGAGTCCACTGGGTCTGGAAATATCACGATTAGTTCCCTCCTAGGGCACTTCTGAAATACAACAGCTCAGGATACCATGAATGAATAAGTCAAATCTTCAGCAGAGGTGTTTTCAGTATTCTAGATGTTATCCTCACACAAACCAGCGTGACAGCCTGGTAAGGGTTCTGGCCTTGGCGCTGGCTATATGCACACCAGGGAGTGGTGCTGCCCGACACACTGCCAGTTGGTCCAGAAAAGCTGGCACCGATGACCTGCTGTCAGTTTTAGGCAGTTTCCCATCATCCAAGTGCTAGCTCAGCCCTGCGGATGGATAACCCTTGGCAGGTGGGAtgcattagaatcatagaat
Above is a window of Chroicocephalus ridibundus chromosome 19, bChrRid1.1, whole genome shotgun sequence DNA encoding:
- the EVA1B gene encoding protein eva-1 homolog B isoform X2 is translated as MNCSHTEVPGLAGPRPGLPLLPAAPSPAPAPASPSPATLELGTRKCPKYSGLLPPLAFLPRSGATRHPDAEHVPSLETLSVAGHKMESRKRDMELLSNSMAAYAHIRANPESFGLYFVLGVCFGLVLTLCLLVLRISCRPPARPPPRHRDLSEDEDEEDEDEDEDEEDTVDHAASESLLPMTEIPLETHGPGDGALAVNVFASAEELERAQRLEERERIIREIWRNGQPDILGTGTGTLGRVHYY
- the EVA1B gene encoding protein eva-1 homolog B isoform X1; translation: MLWPGGHQWGWTPAPWPGLLQPPWGQQGSPDGGRTLPVPTLRGWGCGRSPRTPVPAGLQCNAWGFVRPRHGPLSPGCSAGIRLRQPSLGPGRAGADPAAGVSAAGPSAGSRGSGTSPSPAPRSMLGRGCHWLRRGALTASRLQTISCCCSVNAKQTFLSLPSLQPKYSGLLPPLAFLPRSGATRHPDAEHVPSLETLSVAGHKMESRKRDMELLSNSMAAYAHIRANPESFGLYFVLGVCFGLVLTLCLLVLRISCRPPARPPPRHRDLSEDEDEEDEDEDEDEEDTVDHAASESLLPMTEIPLETHGPGDGALAVNVFASAEELERAQRLEERERIIREIWRNGQPDILGTGTGTLGRVHYY